The following coding sequences lie in one Primulina huaijiensis isolate GDHJ02 chromosome 2, ASM1229523v2, whole genome shotgun sequence genomic window:
- the LOC140970879 gene encoding phosphoenolpyruvate carboxykinase (ATP) 1-like → MAASGAGRVILNKGGPGRNGLPKIHTEKRAEGICHDDSTTPVKAQTIDELHSLQKKKSAPTTPINVGDQAPFAPSEEERSKQQLQSISASLASLTRETGPKVVKGDPARQSETPRVSHVSHPHFTPTIDVSDSALKFTHVLYNLSPGELYEQAIKYEKGSFITSSGALATLSGAKTGRSPKDKRVVRDETTEDVLWWGKGSPNMEMDEHTFMVNRERAVDYLNSLEKVFVNDQFLNWDPQNRIKVRIVSARAYHSLFMHNMCIRPTPEELENFGTPDFTIYNAGQFPCNRYTHYMTSSTSIDLNLHRREMVILGTQYAGEMKKGLFSVMHYLMPMRQILSLHSGCNMGKDGDVALFFGLSGTGKTTLSTDHNRYLIGDDEHCWSDNGVSNIEGGCYAKCIDLSKEKEPDIWNAIRFGTVLENVVFDEHTREVDYSEKSVTENTRAAYPIEYIPNAKIPCVASHPKNVILLACDAFGVLPPVSKLSLAQTMYHFISGYTALVAGTEEGVKEPQATFSACFGAAFIMLHPTKYAAMLASKMQKHGATGWLVNTGWSGGSYGSGSRIKLAYTRKIIDAIHSGSLLNANYKKTEVFGLETPTEIEGVPSEILEPMNTWPDKKAYKETLLKLGGLFKNNFEVFVNHKIGKDDKLTDEIIAAGPVF, encoded by the exons ATGGCTGCGAGCGGTGCTGGACGCGTGATTTTGAACAAGGGAGGCCCGGGCCGGAACGGGCTGCCGAAGATTCACACGGAGAAGAGAGCCGAGGGAATATGCCATGACGACAGTACGACGCCGGTGAAGGCTCAGACGATAGACGAACTTCATTCTCTTCAGAAAAAGAAATCTGCTCCGACCACTCCAATCAATGTTGGGGATCAAGCACCATTTGCCCCGTCGGAAGAGGAACGCAGCAAGCAGCAACTCCAGTCAATAAG TGCTTCATTAGCATCTCTGACCAGAGAGACTGGACCAAAGGTTGTGAAAGGAGACCCTGCTAGGCAATCGGAGACCCCACGCGTTTCTCATGTGAGCCACCCCCATTTTACCCCCACCATTGATGTCAGTGACAGCGCTCTGAAATTCACTCATGTCCTCTACAACCTTTCTCCTGGAG AGCTATATGAACAAGCCATAAAATATGAGAAGGGGTCTTTCATTACATCTAGCGGTGCATTGGCAACCCTTTCCGGGGCCAAGACAGGCCGCTCTCCCAAGGACAAACGTGTCGTCAGGGACGAGACTACTGAGGATGTTCTTTGGTGGGGAAA AGGATCGCCGAACATGGAAATGGATGAGCACACATTCATGGTTAACAGAGAAAGAGCTGTAGATTACTTGAATTCTCTGGAAAAG GTCTTTGTCAATGATCAATTCCTAAATTGGGATCCCCAAAACCGTATCAAAGTCAGGATAGTTTCAGCCAGGGCTTATCATTCCTTGTTCATGCATAACAT GTGTATCCGACCCACTCCTGAAGAGCTGGAGAATTTCGGTACTCCGGACTTCACTATTTACAATGCCGGACAGTTCCCTTGTAATCGTTATACACACTACATGACATCTTCTACTAGCATAGATTTAAACCTTCATAGAAGGGAAATGGTCATCCTCGGCACCCAGTACGCCGGGGAGATGAAGAAAGGTCTATTCAGTGTGATGCACTATCTCATGCCCATGCGTCAAATCCTCTCCCTACATTCTGGCTGCAATATGGGCAAAGATGGAGATGTTGCCCTCTTCTTTGGCTTGTCAG GCACTGGAAAAACTACGCTGTCAACTGATCACAATCGATACTTAATTGGAGATGATGAACACTGCTGGAGTGATAACGGGGTATCAAATATTGAAGGTGGCTGCTATGCGAAGTGTATTGATCTGTCAAAGGAGAAGGAACCTGATATTTGGAATGCAATCAGATTTGGAACTG TATTGGAGAATGTGGTATTTGATGAGCATACGAGGGAAGTGGATTATAGTGAAAAATCTGTGACAG AAAATACTCGGGCAGCGTATCCAATTGAATATATTCCAAATGCCAAAATCCCATGTGTTGCCTCACATCCTAAGAACGTCATTCTCCTGGCATGCGATGCATTTGGCGTGCTTCCACCCGTGAGCAAGCTAAGTCTTGCACAAACGATGTACCATTTCATCAGTGGATACACTGCTCTG GTTGCTGGGACAGAAGAGGGAGTTAAGGAGCCACAAGCGACATTCTCAGCTTGCTTCGGGGCTGCATTTATCATGCTGCATCCCACCAAATATGCAGCCATGCTTGCTTCAAAGATGCAGAAGCATGGTGCAACAGGGTGGCTTGTTAATACTGGCTGGTCCGGTGGAAG TTATGGATCTGGGAGCCGCATCAAGTTAGCGTACACTCGAAAAATCATTGATGCCATACACTCCGGCAGCCTGTTGAATGCAAATTACAAGAAGACAGAAGTGTTTGGGCTAGAGACCCCAACTGAAATCGAGGGCGTGCCTTCGGAAATCTTGGAACCGATGAATACT TGGCCAGATAAGAAGGCTTACAAGGAAACACTGCTCAAGTTGGGCGGCCTATTCAAGAACAACTTTGAAGTGTTTGTGAATCACAAGATTGGAAAAGATGATAAACTGACTGATGAGATTATCGCTGCTGGCCCTGTATTCTGA